One genomic region from Salvia hispanica cultivar TCC Black 2014 chromosome 2, UniMelb_Shisp_WGS_1.0, whole genome shotgun sequence encodes:
- the LOC125207918 gene encoding probable ubiquitin-like-specific protease 2A isoform X3 — protein MTKRKQPQLAADYSDDDVSEELGSIEKLGSNYKLHPIYMSTIHVDGVFNFNKIPRRQRSIRVFRREKKTAVLNAGKLVGCVAKASRRSRDERNKSKAEIEESDCVIVYTSVCNGRVSRRLCGSTTKGQETGKNMWRKLSEEEKTEFTYLDSLWFSLHAKGPHKSKVLSWIKRKDIFSKKYVFVPIVQWGHWFLLIFCHFGENSEAKSKRRCMLLLDSLQNAHSKQLESGIRNFVFDIFKTEERPENKELIRKLPLLSPKVPQQKNSEECGFFVLYYIYKFLKSAYDNVSFSKGCTHFMKEHWFTQKDVECFTKSLDPMTEFSE, from the exons ATGACGAAGCGAAAGCAGCCCCAACTCGCCGCAGATTATTCAGACGACGACGTTTCTG AAGAACTTGGAAGTATAGAAAAATTGGGGAGTAATTATAAGTTACATCCAATTTATATGTCCACTATCCATGTAGATGGAgtattcaatttcaataagATTCCTCGTCGCCAGAGGTCAATTAGGGTATTCAGGAGGGAGAAGAAAACAGCCGTGCTAAATGCTG GGAAATTGGTTGGATGTGTTGCCAAGGCAAGCAGAAGATCTAGGGATGAGAGAAATAAATCGAAGGCAGAAATAGAGGAAAGTGATTGTGTCATTGTATACACATCTGTTTGTAATGGTAGAGTATCGAGGAGGCTGTGTGGCAGCACCACCAAGGGTCAGGAGACTGGAAA GAATATGTGGAGAAAGCTCTCAGAAGAGGAGAAGACTGAGTTTACTTATCTTGACTCTTTGTGGTTTTCCTTGCATGCTAAAGGACCTCACAAATCAAAAGTGTTGAGTTGGATCAAAAGAAAGGATATATTCTcgaaaaaatatgtatttgttCCGATTGTTCAGTG GGGTCATTGgtttcttttgattttctgCCACTTTGGTGAAAATTCAGAGGCAAAATCTAAACGCCGCTGCATGCTGTTGCTAGATTCCCTGCAAAATGCACATTCGAAGCAGCTAGAATCTGGAATCAGAAA CTTCGTCTTTGACATATTTAAAACAGAAGAACGGCCGGAGAATAAGGAACTAATTAGGAAACTCCCGCTTTTAAGTCCTAAG GTGCCCCAACAGAAAAACAGCGAGGAGTGTGGATTTTTTGTTCTCtactacatatataaattcCTAAAGAGTGCCTATGATAATGTTAGCTTCTCGAAAGGCTGCACACACTTT ATGAAAGAGCACTGGTTTACTCAGAAAGATGTGGAGTGCTTTACCAAATCACTGGACCCAATGACCGAATTTTCTGAATGA
- the LOC125207918 gene encoding probable ubiquitin-like-specific protease 2A isoform X1 — protein sequence MTKRKQPQLAADYSDDDVSEELGSIEKLGSNYKLHPIYMSTIHVDGVFNFNKIPRRQRSIRVFRREKKTAVLNAGKLVGCVAKASRRSRDERNKSKAEIEESDCVIVYTSVCNGRVSRRLCGSTTKGQETGKLGSQMFEIYIENMWRKLSEEEKTEFTYLDSLWFSLHAKGPHKSKVLSWIKRKDIFSKKYVFVPIVQWGHWFLLIFCHFGENSEAKSKRRCMLLLDSLQNAHSKQLESGIRNFVFDIFKTEERPENKELIRKLPLLSPKVPQQKNSEECGFFVLYYIYKFLKSAYDNVSFSKGCTHFMKEHWFTQKDVECFTKSLDPMTEFSE from the exons ATGACGAAGCGAAAGCAGCCCCAACTCGCCGCAGATTATTCAGACGACGACGTTTCTG AAGAACTTGGAAGTATAGAAAAATTGGGGAGTAATTATAAGTTACATCCAATTTATATGTCCACTATCCATGTAGATGGAgtattcaatttcaataagATTCCTCGTCGCCAGAGGTCAATTAGGGTATTCAGGAGGGAGAAGAAAACAGCCGTGCTAAATGCTG GGAAATTGGTTGGATGTGTTGCCAAGGCAAGCAGAAGATCTAGGGATGAGAGAAATAAATCGAAGGCAGAAATAGAGGAAAGTGATTGTGTCATTGTATACACATCTGTTTGTAATGGTAGAGTATCGAGGAGGCTGTGTGGCAGCACCACCAAGGGTCAGGAGACTGGAAAGTTAGGCTCTCAAATGTTTGAAATCTACATAGA GAATATGTGGAGAAAGCTCTCAGAAGAGGAGAAGACTGAGTTTACTTATCTTGACTCTTTGTGGTTTTCCTTGCATGCTAAAGGACCTCACAAATCAAAAGTGTTGAGTTGGATCAAAAGAAAGGATATATTCTcgaaaaaatatgtatttgttCCGATTGTTCAGTG GGGTCATTGgtttcttttgattttctgCCACTTTGGTGAAAATTCAGAGGCAAAATCTAAACGCCGCTGCATGCTGTTGCTAGATTCCCTGCAAAATGCACATTCGAAGCAGCTAGAATCTGGAATCAGAAA CTTCGTCTTTGACATATTTAAAACAGAAGAACGGCCGGAGAATAAGGAACTAATTAGGAAACTCCCGCTTTTAAGTCCTAAG GTGCCCCAACAGAAAAACAGCGAGGAGTGTGGATTTTTTGTTCTCtactacatatataaattcCTAAAGAGTGCCTATGATAATGTTAGCTTCTCGAAAGGCTGCACACACTTT ATGAAAGAGCACTGGTTTACTCAGAAAGATGTGGAGTGCTTTACCAAATCACTGGACCCAATGACCGAATTTTCTGAATGA
- the LOC125207918 gene encoding probable ubiquitin-like-specific protease 2A isoform X5: protein MLEELGSIEKLGSNYKLHPIYMSTIHVDGVFNFNKIPRRQRSIRVFRREKKTAVLNAGKLVGCVAKASRRSRDERNKSKAEIEESDCVIVYTSVCNGRVSRRLCGSTTKGQETGKLGSQMFEIYIENMWRKLSEEEKTEFTYLDSLWFSLHAKGPHKSKVLSWIKRKDIFSKKYVFVPIVQWGHWFLLIFCHFGENSEAKSKRRCMLLLDSLQNAHSKQLESGIRNFVFDIFKTEERPENKELIRKLPLLSPKVPQQKNSEECGFFVLYYIYKFLKSAYDNVSFSKGCTHFMKEHWFTQKDVECFTKSLDPMTEFSE, encoded by the exons ATgctag AAGAACTTGGAAGTATAGAAAAATTGGGGAGTAATTATAAGTTACATCCAATTTATATGTCCACTATCCATGTAGATGGAgtattcaatttcaataagATTCCTCGTCGCCAGAGGTCAATTAGGGTATTCAGGAGGGAGAAGAAAACAGCCGTGCTAAATGCTG GGAAATTGGTTGGATGTGTTGCCAAGGCAAGCAGAAGATCTAGGGATGAGAGAAATAAATCGAAGGCAGAAATAGAGGAAAGTGATTGTGTCATTGTATACACATCTGTTTGTAATGGTAGAGTATCGAGGAGGCTGTGTGGCAGCACCACCAAGGGTCAGGAGACTGGAAAGTTAGGCTCTCAAATGTTTGAAATCTACATAGA GAATATGTGGAGAAAGCTCTCAGAAGAGGAGAAGACTGAGTTTACTTATCTTGACTCTTTGTGGTTTTCCTTGCATGCTAAAGGACCTCACAAATCAAAAGTGTTGAGTTGGATCAAAAGAAAGGATATATTCTcgaaaaaatatgtatttgttCCGATTGTTCAGTG GGGTCATTGgtttcttttgattttctgCCACTTTGGTGAAAATTCAGAGGCAAAATCTAAACGCCGCTGCATGCTGTTGCTAGATTCCCTGCAAAATGCACATTCGAAGCAGCTAGAATCTGGAATCAGAAA CTTCGTCTTTGACATATTTAAAACAGAAGAACGGCCGGAGAATAAGGAACTAATTAGGAAACTCCCGCTTTTAAGTCCTAAG GTGCCCCAACAGAAAAACAGCGAGGAGTGTGGATTTTTTGTTCTCtactacatatataaattcCTAAAGAGTGCCTATGATAATGTTAGCTTCTCGAAAGGCTGCACACACTTT ATGAAAGAGCACTGGTTTACTCAGAAAGATGTGGAGTGCTTTACCAAATCACTGGACCCAATGACCGAATTTTCTGAATGA
- the LOC125207918 gene encoding probable ubiquitin-like-specific protease 2A isoform X4: MCVNEELGSIEKLGSNYKLHPIYMSTIHVDGVFNFNKIPRRQRSIRVFRREKKTAVLNAGKLVGCVAKASRRSRDERNKSKAEIEESDCVIVYTSVCNGRVSRRLCGSTTKGQETGKLGSQMFEIYIENMWRKLSEEEKTEFTYLDSLWFSLHAKGPHKSKVLSWIKRKDIFSKKYVFVPIVQWGHWFLLIFCHFGENSEAKSKRRCMLLLDSLQNAHSKQLESGIRNFVFDIFKTEERPENKELIRKLPLLSPKVPQQKNSEECGFFVLYYIYKFLKSAYDNVSFSKGCTHFMKEHWFTQKDVECFTKSLDPMTEFSE, encoded by the exons ATGTGTGTGAACG AAGAACTTGGAAGTATAGAAAAATTGGGGAGTAATTATAAGTTACATCCAATTTATATGTCCACTATCCATGTAGATGGAgtattcaatttcaataagATTCCTCGTCGCCAGAGGTCAATTAGGGTATTCAGGAGGGAGAAGAAAACAGCCGTGCTAAATGCTG GGAAATTGGTTGGATGTGTTGCCAAGGCAAGCAGAAGATCTAGGGATGAGAGAAATAAATCGAAGGCAGAAATAGAGGAAAGTGATTGTGTCATTGTATACACATCTGTTTGTAATGGTAGAGTATCGAGGAGGCTGTGTGGCAGCACCACCAAGGGTCAGGAGACTGGAAAGTTAGGCTCTCAAATGTTTGAAATCTACATAGA GAATATGTGGAGAAAGCTCTCAGAAGAGGAGAAGACTGAGTTTACTTATCTTGACTCTTTGTGGTTTTCCTTGCATGCTAAAGGACCTCACAAATCAAAAGTGTTGAGTTGGATCAAAAGAAAGGATATATTCTcgaaaaaatatgtatttgttCCGATTGTTCAGTG GGGTCATTGgtttcttttgattttctgCCACTTTGGTGAAAATTCAGAGGCAAAATCTAAACGCCGCTGCATGCTGTTGCTAGATTCCCTGCAAAATGCACATTCGAAGCAGCTAGAATCTGGAATCAGAAA CTTCGTCTTTGACATATTTAAAACAGAAGAACGGCCGGAGAATAAGGAACTAATTAGGAAACTCCCGCTTTTAAGTCCTAAG GTGCCCCAACAGAAAAACAGCGAGGAGTGTGGATTTTTTGTTCTCtactacatatataaattcCTAAAGAGTGCCTATGATAATGTTAGCTTCTCGAAAGGCTGCACACACTTT ATGAAAGAGCACTGGTTTACTCAGAAAGATGTGGAGTGCTTTACCAAATCACTGGACCCAATGACCGAATTTTCTGAATGA
- the LOC125207918 gene encoding probable ubiquitin-like-specific protease 2B isoform X2 has translation MTKRKQPQLAADYSDDDVSEELGSIEKLGSNYKLHPIYMSTIHVDGVFNFNKIPRRQRSIRVFRREKKTAVLNAGKLVGCVAKASRRSRDERNKSKAEIEESDCVIVYTSVCNGRVSRRLCGSTTKGQETGKLGSQMFEIYIENMWRKLSEEEKTEFTYLDSLWFSLHAKGPHKSKVLSWIKRKDIFSKKYVFVPIVQWGHWFLLIFCHFGENSEAKSKRRCMLLLDSLQNAHSKQLESGIRNFVFDIFKTEERPENKELIRKLPLLSPKVPQQKNSEECGFFVLYYIYKFLKSAYDNVSFSKGCTHFMKENWFTHEDVECFTKSLNPMICDV, from the exons ATGACGAAGCGAAAGCAGCCCCAACTCGCCGCAGATTATTCAGACGACGACGTTTCTG AAGAACTTGGAAGTATAGAAAAATTGGGGAGTAATTATAAGTTACATCCAATTTATATGTCCACTATCCATGTAGATGGAgtattcaatttcaataagATTCCTCGTCGCCAGAGGTCAATTAGGGTATTCAGGAGGGAGAAGAAAACAGCCGTGCTAAATGCTG GGAAATTGGTTGGATGTGTTGCCAAGGCAAGCAGAAGATCTAGGGATGAGAGAAATAAATCGAAGGCAGAAATAGAGGAAAGTGATTGTGTCATTGTATACACATCTGTTTGTAATGGTAGAGTATCGAGGAGGCTGTGTGGCAGCACCACCAAGGGTCAGGAGACTGGAAAGTTAGGCTCTCAAATGTTTGAAATCTACATAGA GAATATGTGGAGAAAGCTCTCAGAAGAGGAGAAGACTGAGTTTACTTATCTTGACTCTTTGTGGTTTTCCTTGCATGCTAAAGGACCTCACAAATCAAAAGTGTTGAGTTGGATCAAAAGAAAGGATATATTCTcgaaaaaatatgtatttgttCCGATTGTTCAGTG GGGTCATTGgtttcttttgattttctgCCACTTTGGTGAAAATTCAGAGGCAAAATCTAAACGCCGCTGCATGCTGTTGCTAGATTCCCTGCAAAATGCACATTCGAAGCAGCTAGAATCTGGAATCAGAAA CTTCGTCTTTGACATATTTAAAACAGAAGAACGGCCGGAGAATAAGGAACTAATTAGGAAACTCCCGCTTTTAAGTCCTAAG GTGCCCCAACAGAAAAACAGCGAGGAGTGTGGATTTTTTGTTCTCtactacatatataaattcCTAAAGAGTGCCTATGATAATGTTAGCTTCTCGAAAGGCTGCACACACTTT ATGAAAGAGAACTGGTTTACTCACGAAGATGTGGAGTGCTTTACCAAATCACTAAACCCAATGATCTGTGATGTATAG
- the LOC125207918 gene encoding probable ubiquitin-like-specific protease 2B isoform X6: MTKRKQPQLAADYSDDDVSEELGSIEKLGSNYKLHPIYMSTIHVDGVFNFNKIPRRQRSIRVFRREKKTAVLNAGKLVGCVAKASRRSRDERNKSKAEIEESDCVIVYTSVCNGRVSRRLCGSTTKGQETGKLGSQMFEIYIENMWRKLSEEEKTEFTYLDSLWFSLHAKGPHKSKVLSWIKRKDIFSKKYVFVPIVQWGHWFLLIFCHFGENSEAKSKRRCMLLLDSLQNAHSKQLESGIRNFVFDIFKTEERPENKELIRKLPLLSPKVPQQKNSEECGFFVLYYIYKFLKSAYDNVSFSKGCTHFGYFLTCDV, from the exons ATGACGAAGCGAAAGCAGCCCCAACTCGCCGCAGATTATTCAGACGACGACGTTTCTG AAGAACTTGGAAGTATAGAAAAATTGGGGAGTAATTATAAGTTACATCCAATTTATATGTCCACTATCCATGTAGATGGAgtattcaatttcaataagATTCCTCGTCGCCAGAGGTCAATTAGGGTATTCAGGAGGGAGAAGAAAACAGCCGTGCTAAATGCTG GGAAATTGGTTGGATGTGTTGCCAAGGCAAGCAGAAGATCTAGGGATGAGAGAAATAAATCGAAGGCAGAAATAGAGGAAAGTGATTGTGTCATTGTATACACATCTGTTTGTAATGGTAGAGTATCGAGGAGGCTGTGTGGCAGCACCACCAAGGGTCAGGAGACTGGAAAGTTAGGCTCTCAAATGTTTGAAATCTACATAGA GAATATGTGGAGAAAGCTCTCAGAAGAGGAGAAGACTGAGTTTACTTATCTTGACTCTTTGTGGTTTTCCTTGCATGCTAAAGGACCTCACAAATCAAAAGTGTTGAGTTGGATCAAAAGAAAGGATATATTCTcgaaaaaatatgtatttgttCCGATTGTTCAGTG GGGTCATTGgtttcttttgattttctgCCACTTTGGTGAAAATTCAGAGGCAAAATCTAAACGCCGCTGCATGCTGTTGCTAGATTCCCTGCAAAATGCACATTCGAAGCAGCTAGAATCTGGAATCAGAAA CTTCGTCTTTGACATATTTAAAACAGAAGAACGGCCGGAGAATAAGGAACTAATTAGGAAACTCCCGCTTTTAAGTCCTAAG GTGCCCCAACAGAAAAACAGCGAGGAGTGTGGATTTTTTGTTCTCtactacatatataaattcCTAAAGAGTGCCTATGATAATGTTAGCTTCTCGAAAGGCTGCACACACTTT GGTTACTTTCTAACCTGCGATGTATAG
- the LOC125207918 gene encoding probable ubiquitin-like-specific protease 2B isoform X7: protein MTKRKQPQLAADYSDDDVSEELGSIEKLGSNYKLHPIYMSTIHVDGVFNFNKIPRRQRSIRVFRREKKTAVLNAGKLVGCVAKASRRSRDERNKSKAEIEESDCVIVYTSVCNGRVSRRLCGSTTKGQETGKLGSQMFEIYIENMWRKLSEEEKTEFTYLDSLWFSLHAKGPHKSKVLSWIKRKDIFSKKYVFVPIVQWGHWFLLIFCHFGENSEAKSKRRCMLLLDSLQNAHSKQLESGIRNFVFDIFKTEERPENKELIRKLPLLSPKVPQQKNSEECGFFVLYYIYKFLKSAYDNVSFSKGCTHFVSCRVTF from the exons ATGACGAAGCGAAAGCAGCCCCAACTCGCCGCAGATTATTCAGACGACGACGTTTCTG AAGAACTTGGAAGTATAGAAAAATTGGGGAGTAATTATAAGTTACATCCAATTTATATGTCCACTATCCATGTAGATGGAgtattcaatttcaataagATTCCTCGTCGCCAGAGGTCAATTAGGGTATTCAGGAGGGAGAAGAAAACAGCCGTGCTAAATGCTG GGAAATTGGTTGGATGTGTTGCCAAGGCAAGCAGAAGATCTAGGGATGAGAGAAATAAATCGAAGGCAGAAATAGAGGAAAGTGATTGTGTCATTGTATACACATCTGTTTGTAATGGTAGAGTATCGAGGAGGCTGTGTGGCAGCACCACCAAGGGTCAGGAGACTGGAAAGTTAGGCTCTCAAATGTTTGAAATCTACATAGA GAATATGTGGAGAAAGCTCTCAGAAGAGGAGAAGACTGAGTTTACTTATCTTGACTCTTTGTGGTTTTCCTTGCATGCTAAAGGACCTCACAAATCAAAAGTGTTGAGTTGGATCAAAAGAAAGGATATATTCTcgaaaaaatatgtatttgttCCGATTGTTCAGTG GGGTCATTGgtttcttttgattttctgCCACTTTGGTGAAAATTCAGAGGCAAAATCTAAACGCCGCTGCATGCTGTTGCTAGATTCCCTGCAAAATGCACATTCGAAGCAGCTAGAATCTGGAATCAGAAA CTTCGTCTTTGACATATTTAAAACAGAAGAACGGCCGGAGAATAAGGAACTAATTAGGAAACTCCCGCTTTTAAGTCCTAAG GTGCCCCAACAGAAAAACAGCGAGGAGTGTGGATTTTTTGTTCTCtactacatatataaattcCTAAAGAGTGCCTATGATAATGTTAGCTTCTCGAAAGGCTGCACACACTTT GTCTCATGCAGGGTTACTTTCTAA
- the LOC125207548 gene encoding actin-depolymerizing factor 10-like, whose product MANSASGVAVHDECKLTFLELKARRNHRYLTFKLDDGHQQVVVDKIGGQGESYEDFCKSLPDDDCRYAVFDYDFTTNENCHKSKIFFFAWSPDVAKVRTKMLYASSKDRFKRELDGIQVELQVTDPSEMSWDILKARAY is encoded by the exons ATG GCGAATTCAGCCTCCGGAGTTGCAGTGCACGACGAATGCAAACTGACATTCTTGGAGCTAAAAGCCAGAAGAAACCACAGATATCTGACCTTCAAGCTTGATGATGGCCACCAACAAGTGGTGGTAGACAAGATCGGGGGGCAGGGCGAAAGCTACGAGGATTTCTGCAAGAGCTTGCCTGATGACGACTGTCGCTATGCTGTCTTCGACTATGACTTCACAACAAATGAAAACTGCCACAAGAGCAAGATCTTCTTCTTTGCATG GTCACCAGATGTTGCAAAGGTGAGGACTAAGATGTTGTATGCAAGCTCCAAAGATAGGTTCAAGAGAGAGTTGGATGGGATTCAGGTTGAGTTGCAAGTAACTGATCCTAGTGAGATGAGCTGGGATATCCTCAAGGCGCGTGCTTATTGA
- the LOC125208006 gene encoding protein O-glucosyltransferase 1-like translates to MIKNMLDRQQQPRRAQSTAVFFLAILIVIGLITQWLDISIITGSLQKKFGFQDSSYIYSEEFDCYLNCSNIPSPVKNDNVESSSALACPDYFKWIHEDLRPWKETGISKKMVEEAKKVAHIRIVVVNGRLYTLRYKKVFQTRDIVTIWGILQLLRLYPGRLPDLDLMLECGDRPVIKKRDYGGLEASMPPPLFHYSGDESSYDIVFPDWSFWGWPELNIKPWEVLKQEIHEGNARIKWKDREPYAYWKGNTRVGAARRDLAKCNASDQDDWKARIFGMDWNEEKKQGFKSSDVANQCTYRYKIYVEGVSWSVSQKYILACDSMALIIKPQFYDFFTRSLLPSIHYWPINTNNKCESIKFAVEWGNNYTDKAQEIGRAGSNFVLENLVMDYVYDYSFHLLNEYAKLLKYKPTVPEGAEETCSEALVCSVRGQKKRYRIHSMVKSMSDSPPCNMPPSFEPEDVSVFLERKANLTNQVILWERNEIHGN, encoded by the exons ATGATCAAGAATATGTTAGACAGGCAACAACAGCCTAGGAGGGCTCAATCCACTGCTGTATTCTTCCTTGCAATcctcatcgtcattggcctgATCACTCAATGGCTTGACATC TCAATCATCACAGGATCACTGCAGAAGAAATTCGGTTTCCAAGATTCATCCTATATATATTCAGAAGAATTTGATTGCTATCTCAATTGCTCAAACATTCCATCACCtgtaaaaaatgataatgtagAGAGTTCATCAGCTTTGGCATGTCCAGACTACTTCAAGTGGATCCATGAAGATCTAAGGCCTTGGAAGGAAACCGGGATCTCAAAAAAGATGGTCGAAGAGGCTAAGAAAGTCGCGCATATTAGGATCGTTGTAGTGAACGGAAGACTATATACGTTGAGGTACAAGAAAGTCTTCCAAACCAGAGATATTGTGACCATATGGGGGATTTTGCAGCTTCTTAGGCTCTACCCGGGCAGGCTGCCAGATTTGGACCTAATGCTAGAGTGTGGGGACAGGCCAGTGATCAAGAAACGCGACTATGGAGGTCTAGAAGCTTCCATGCCTCCACCATTGTTCCACTACTCTGGAGATGAATCTAGTTATGACATTGTTTTCCCTGATTGGTCCTTCTGGGGTTG GCCAGAGCTGAATATCAAGCCATGGGAAGTGCTGAAGCAGGAGATTCACGAAGGCAACGCAAGAATCAAGTGGAAGGATAGAGAGCCTTACGCTTACTGGAAAGGGAACACAAGGGTGGGAGCTGCACGTCGCGACTTGGCGAAATGTAATGCCTCTGATCAAGATGATTGGAAAGCTAGGATCTTTGGAATG GATTGGAATGAAGAGAAGAAGCAAGGTTTCAAGAGTTCTGATGTGGCAAATCAGTGTACTTACAG ATACAAGATTTATGTTGAAGGAGTTAGCTGGTCTGTTAGCCAGAAGTATATCTTAGCTTGTGATTCCATGGCTTTGATCATAAAACCACAATTCTACGACTTCTTCACAAGAAGTCTGCTGCCATCGATCCATTACTGGCCTATCAACACTAACAACAAGTGTGAGTCAATCAAATTTGCAGTTGAGTGGGGCAACAATTACACAGACAAG GCTCAGGAGATTGGAAGAGCCGGAAGCAACTTTGTTCTAGAAAATCTTGTGATGGATTATGTTTATGATTACTCTTTCCACCTCCTAAACGAGTATGCAAAACTCTTGAAGTACAAGCCGACTGTCCCTGAAGGGGCCGAGGAGACATGCTCAGAGGCGCTGGTGTGCTCAGTTAGAGGACAGAAGAAGCGATACAGAATACATTCTATGGTGAAAAGCATGTCGGATTCACCTCCTTGCAATATGCCTCCTTCGTTTGAGCCAGAAGATGTTAGCGTTTTCCTTGAGAGGAAAGCGAATCTAACAAACCAGGTTATTTTGTgggaaagaaatgaaattcatGGTAACTGA